The sequence CGGTGAGCCACCGTGGTCTGCTTCCGCGCCGATCCCGGATGACGCTGGCCCTGGCCGCCGTCGCCGTCGTGGCCGCCTGCTTTTTCTCCGACCTGAGGCTCCGTCCGGGCGGTGCGAAACGAGACGAGCTCCGGGGCGTCGGCCTGATCGGCTACGCCGTCCTGCTCGATCGTGCCATCGGGCCTGGCGTCGACCGGCGACGCGGTGGCCGCTTCCGATGATGCGCTCGACCGCCTCCTTCGACCCTCTCCGACGCCGAAATCGTTTGTCGCGGAGTCGGGAAGAAAAATTTCCGGGCGCCGTCGGGTGCAGCGCGAAGGAGAAACGACGATGGCCGATCTGATCTTTCTCGCCCTGACCGTTCTGCTCTTCCGGGCCTCGGTCTGGTATGTGCGGCGCTGCGACCGGATGTGAGAGAGGTGCGCCGTGGGATGGGAAGACGCTCTCGGTCTGCTCGTGACGCTTTTCCTGCTCGGCTATCTGCTCTGGACGATGGTCCGGGCGGAGAAGGTGTGAGGTCCCGACCATGACCTCGCCGAACCTGATCGAAATCCTCGTGTATTTCGCGATCATCGTCGCGATCACGCCCATCGTCGGCCGCTACATGACGCGCGTGTTCGACGGCCGAAGGACCCTCCTCGACCCGCTCCTCCGGCCCGTCGAGCGGGCGGTTTACCGGATCTGCCGCGTCGACGCCGAGCGCGACCAGACCTGGGTCGAATGGACGATCGCGATGCTTCTGGTCAACGCGGTGTCGCTCGTCGTCCTGTACCTCATGCAGCGGCTCCAGAAGTGGCTGCCGCTCAACCCCAATCACTTCGGCAATGTC is a genomic window of Thermoanaerobaculia bacterium containing:
- a CDS encoding potassium-transporting ATPase subunit F, which gives rise to MGWEDALGLLVTLFLLGYLLWTMVRAEKV